The following coding sequences are from one Pelagovum sp. HNIBRBA483 window:
- the aroC gene encoding chorismate synthase, with protein MSFNSFGHVYRVTTWGESHGPALGATVDGCPPGIALEPEMIQTWLDKRRPGQNKNTTQRNEPDAVEILSGVFEGKTTGTSIQLMIRNTDQRSKDYGEIAQSFRPGHADITYHQKYGLRDYRGGGRSSARETAARVAAGGVARAAISDLMPKAQVKGYMVQMGDRKIDRDRFDWDTIDQNDFWCPDATAAAEWEDYLDFLRRKDHNSVGAIIEVVARGVPAGLGAPVYGKLDTDLAAAMMSINAVKGVEIGEGMAAAALTGRDNADEITMGPNGPEYSSNHAGGILGGISTGQDIVVRFAVKPTSSILSPRKSIRIDGSPIDIVTKGRHDPCVGIRAVPVGEAMMACVILDHFMLDRAQTGGVRGKIG; from the coding sequence ATGTCTTTCAATAGTTTCGGGCATGTCTACCGCGTCACCACTTGGGGGGAGAGCCACGGGCCAGCATTGGGCGCGACAGTTGACGGCTGCCCGCCGGGAATCGCGCTGGAGCCGGAGATGATCCAGACATGGCTCGACAAGCGCCGCCCCGGGCAGAACAAGAACACCACCCAGCGCAACGAACCTGATGCGGTCGAGATCCTCTCTGGTGTGTTCGAGGGCAAGACGACAGGCACCTCGATCCAGCTGATGATCCGTAACACCGATCAGCGCTCCAAGGACTATGGCGAGATCGCGCAGAGCTTCCGCCCTGGGCATGCGGATATCACCTACCACCAGAAATACGGCCTGCGCGACTATCGCGGTGGCGGGCGCTCGTCGGCACGGGAAACCGCTGCGCGGGTTGCAGCGGGTGGTGTGGCGCGGGCGGCGATCAGCGACCTTATGCCCAAGGCCCAGGTCAAGGGCTACATGGTCCAGATGGGTGACCGGAAGATCGACCGCGACCGCTTTGACTGGGACACGATAGACCAGAATGATTTCTGGTGCCCTGACGCGACCGCTGCGGCGGAATGGGAGGATTACCTCGATTTCCTGCGGCGGAAGGATCATAACTCCGTCGGCGCGATCATCGAAGTGGTTGCGCGCGGCGTACCGGCGGGCTTGGGCGCGCCGGTTTATGGAAAGCTGGATACCGATCTGGCCGCTGCGATGATGTCGATCAACGCGGTAAAAGGCGTGGAGATCGGTGAAGGTATGGCCGCCGCGGCGCTTACCGGCCGTGACAACGCAGACGAGATTACGATGGGGCCAAACGGGCCGGAATACAGCTCGAACCACGCGGGCGGCATTCTGGGGGGTATATCGACGGGGCAGGATATCGTCGTGCGCTTTGCGGTGAAGCCCACCTCTTCGATCCTCAGCCCGCGCAAATCCATCCGCATTGACGGCTCGCCGATTGATATTGTCACCAAGGGCCGACATGACCCCTGTGTAGGCATTCGTGCGGTGCCGGTGGGCGAGGCGATGATGGCCTGTGTGATCCTCGATCACTTCATGCTGGACCGTGCGCAGACCGGCGGCGTGCGCGGAAAGATCGGCTGA
- a CDS encoding ATP-binding cassette domain-containing protein, with translation MLTVDQLELRQEDFRLSATFSLAAGGITALIGPSGAGKSSLLNVIGGFYTPASGRVLWDGTDITDLRPGARPCTSLFQDNNLFPHLTIAANVGLALSPDLRLSAAQEAQVTASLAQVGLADMGTRKPATLSGGQQARAALARALLQDRPLVLLDEPFSALGPALKVEMLDLVQDTFAGAGRTVLMVTHDPQDALRIADEIIFVADGSVTGPHPARSFMENPPPALRAYLGAS, from the coding sequence ATGCTGACAGTTGACCAGCTTGAACTGCGTCAGGAGGATTTCCGTCTCAGCGCGACCTTTTCTTTGGCCGCAGGCGGAATCACCGCCCTCATCGGTCCGTCTGGCGCGGGCAAATCCAGCCTTCTGAATGTCATTGGCGGTTTTTATACCCCCGCTTCCGGCCGCGTGCTCTGGGACGGCACCGACATCACCGATCTGCGCCCCGGCGCACGCCCCTGCACATCATTATTTCAGGATAATAACCTTTTCCCGCACCTGACGATTGCCGCCAATGTCGGCTTGGCCCTGTCGCCTGACTTGCGCCTTTCAGCAGCGCAGGAGGCACAGGTAACGGCTTCGTTGGCGCAGGTTGGTTTGGCCGATATGGGCACCCGCAAACCGGCGACCCTTTCCGGCGGCCAGCAAGCGCGTGCTGCCCTCGCGCGGGCGCTTTTGCAAGACAGGCCGCTGGTATTGCTCGACGAGCCGTTCTCCGCGCTCGGTCCCGCCTTGAAGGTCGAAATGCTCGATCTGGTACAGGACACATTTGCCGGGGCAGGGCGCACGGTTCTTATGGTCACGCATGATCCGCAAGACGCGCTGCGAATCGCTGACGAGATCATCTTTGTCGCTGACGGTTCGGTCACCGGCCCGCATCCAGCACGTTCTTTTATGGAGAATCCGCCACCAGCCCTACGCGCTTATCTCGGCGCGAGCTGA
- a CDS encoding GFA family protein, with translation MYGGCCHCGAVRWTVSTLPAGGVRCNCSICRRLGAVWGYTTRAAVTLDVQLPVDSPLIRYRWGDGLIGFCSCSRCGVTTHYESVDSGPDARFALNLAALEDAAAYAAIPVRHFDGAESWAFHD, from the coding sequence ATGTATGGCGGTTGCTGTCATTGTGGCGCGGTGCGCTGGACTGTCTCAACGCTGCCCGCCGGGGGTGTGCGGTGCAATTGCTCGATCTGCCGCCGCTTGGGCGCCGTTTGGGGCTATACCACCCGCGCTGCGGTGACGCTCGATGTGCAACTCCCAGTCGATTCGCCCCTGATCCGTTACCGCTGGGGGGATGGGCTTATTGGTTTCTGCTCGTGCAGCCGCTGCGGTGTGACCACCCATTACGAAAGCGTCGATTCCGGCCCTGATGCCCGCTTCGCCCTCAACCTCGCTGCGCTGGAAGACGCCGCCGCCTACGCCGCAATCCCCGTGCGCCACTTCGACGGTGCCGAAAGCTGGGCATTCCATGATTGA
- a CDS encoding cytochrome bc complex cytochrome b subunit, with amino-acid sequence MSGIPHDHYEPKSNGEKWLNSRLPIVGLLYDTLMIPTPKNLNWMWIWGIVLTFTLALQIVTGIVLVMHYTPHVDMAFNSIEHIMRDVNGGHMIRYFHMNGASLFFVAVYAHIFRGLYYGSYKAPREVTWIIGMLIYLLMMATGFLGYVLPWGQMSFHGTAVITGLFGAIPFVGEALQTWLLGASAVGQPALNRFFSLHYLLPFIIAGLVIVHIWAFHSTGNNNPTGVDVRRTSKEEAQKDTLPFWPYFVIKDLFALAVILVIFMAIVGFMPNYLGHPDNYIEANPLATPAHIVPEWYFLPFYSILRSFTADVWVVMFAEWVSFGTIDAKFFGVLAMFGAIAVMALAPWLDTSSVRSGRYRPMFKWWFALLVVDFFVLMWTGAMPAEGIYPIIALIGSAYWFAYFLVLLPLLGVIEKPLPVPATIEDDFNDHYGKPSGTPAE; translated from the coding sequence ATGTCTGGCATTCCGCACGATCATTACGAACCGAAGTCGAACGGTGAGAAGTGGCTCAACAGCCGCCTCCCCATTGTCGGCCTTCTTTACGACACCCTGATGATTCCCACCCCTAAGAACCTGAACTGGATGTGGATCTGGGGCATTGTCCTGACCTTTACGCTGGCGTTGCAGATCGTCACCGGCATCGTGCTGGTGATGCACTACACGCCGCATGTCGACATGGCGTTCAACTCCATCGAGCACATCATGCGCGACGTGAATGGCGGCCATATGATCCGCTACTTCCACATGAACGGTGCGTCGCTGTTCTTCGTGGCCGTTTATGCGCATATCTTCCGTGGCCTTTACTACGGTTCCTACAAGGCGCCGCGCGAAGTGACGTGGATCATCGGTATGCTGATCTACCTGCTGATGATGGCGACCGGCTTCCTCGGCTACGTTCTACCTTGGGGTCAGATGTCGTTCCACGGTACCGCCGTGATCACCGGCCTGTTCGGCGCGATCCCGTTCGTCGGTGAAGCGCTGCAAACATGGCTCTTGGGTGCATCGGCTGTTGGCCAGCCCGCGCTGAACCGCTTCTTCTCGCTGCACTACCTGCTGCCGTTCATCATTGCCGGCCTCGTGATCGTCCATATCTGGGCCTTCCACTCGACCGGCAACAACAACCCGACGGGTGTTGATGTGCGCCGCACTTCGAAGGAAGAAGCACAGAAAGACACCCTGCCCTTCTGGCCCTACTTCGTGATCAAGGATCTGTTCGCACTGGCAGTGATCCTCGTGATCTTCATGGCGATTGTCGGCTTCATGCCGAACTACCTCGGCCACCCCGATAACTACATCGAGGCAAACCCGCTGGCGACGCCTGCGCATATCGTGCCCGAATGGTACTTCCTGCCGTTCTACTCGATCCTGCGTTCGTTCACCGCTGACGTTTGGGTCGTGATGTTCGCCGAATGGGTGTCCTTCGGCACCATCGACGCCAAGTTCTTCGGCGTGCTGGCGATGTTTGGCGCGATTGCAGTGATGGCGCTGGCGCCGTGGCTGGACACTTCTTCGGTCCGTTCCGGCCGCTATCGCCCGATGTTCAAGTGGTGGTTCGCCCTGCTGGTCGTCGACTTCTTCGTCCTGATGTGGACGGGTGCGATGCCGGCTGAAGGGATCTACCCGATCATCGCGCTGATCGGTTCGGCCTACTGGTTCGCCTACTTCCTCGTTCTCCTTCCGCTTCTGGGCGTGATCGAGAAGCCGCTGCCGGTACCGGCAACGATCGAGGATGATTTCAATGACCACTACGGCAAGCCTTCGGGCACTCCGGCCGAGTGA
- a CDS encoding cytochrome c1, with translation MFRKLTLTAAVALGLATAATQVSAAGEAHVEDFDFSFEGPFGSYDQMQLQRGLQVYTEICASCHGLRQVAFRNLHDEGGPALPEDQMRAYAEFYEVYDAELDDFRTATPADKFPDSAVENAPDLSLMAKARAGFHGPYGTGLNQLFKGMGGAEYIASLMIGYEEPPECAPEDFDGYYNTAFAAGGFPESCIDEKGKHMVPGSWIGMPQPLWGEDVEYADGHSNDLHHEAEDIAAFLMWTAEPKLVARKQAGLTGVIFLTILSVLLYLTNKRLWAPHKAAAKRKD, from the coding sequence ATGTTCCGTAAACTCACCCTTACCGCCGCCGTAGCGCTCGGGTTGGCAACTGCCGCAACGCAGGTGTCCGCCGCTGGCGAGGCGCATGTCGAGGACTTCGACTTCTCGTTCGAAGGTCCATTTGGCAGCTACGACCAGATGCAGCTCCAGCGTGGCTTGCAGGTCTACACCGAGATCTGCGCAAGCTGCCACGGTCTGCGTCAGGTGGCCTTCCGCAACCTGCACGACGAAGGTGGACCGGCCCTGCCGGAAGACCAGATGCGTGCTTACGCGGAATTCTACGAAGTCTATGACGCCGAGTTGGACGACTTCCGCACTGCGACACCGGCCGACAAGTTCCCCGATTCGGCAGTTGAAAACGCACCTGACCTGAGCCTGATGGCGAAGGCGCGTGCGGGCTTCCACGGCCCCTACGGCACCGGCCTCAACCAGCTCTTCAAGGGCATGGGCGGCGCAGAATATATTGCCTCCCTGATGATTGGCTATGAAGAACCCCCTGAGTGTGCGCCTGAGGATTTCGACGGTTACTACAACACGGCCTTTGCTGCTGGTGGCTTCCCCGAAAGCTGCATTGACGAAAAGGGCAAGCACATGGTTCCGGGCAGCTGGATCGGCATGCCGCAGCCGCTGTGGGGCGAGGACGTGGAATATGCTGACGGCCATTCCAACGACCTGCACCACGAAGCAGAGGACATTGCTGCCTTCCTGATGTGGACCGCGGAGCCGAAGCTGGTTGCCCGTAAGCAGGCTGGCCTGACTGGCGTGATCTTCCTGACGATCCTGTCCGTGCTGCTCTATCTGACGAACAAGCGCCTTTGGGCACCGCACAAAGCGGCAGCCAAGCGTAAAGACTAA
- a CDS encoding thiamine/thiamine pyrophosphate ABC transporter permease ThiP, which produces MARGPRSLNFPKWPSVAAAALVLFLVLGTLAAVLWRAEGRIALGAADLAAIRFTVLQAAISALLSVGLAIPVARALARRNFWGRKLFVSLLGAPFILPVIVAIIGLLAVFGRGGVVNTVLGYLGLPPVQIYGFQGVVLAHVFFNLPLATRFLLQGWLAVPAERFRLAESLNAPVFRVLELPMLRAVVPGALLAVFLICLTSFAVALTLGGGPRATTVELAIYQAIRFDFDLGKAAVLSVVQLALCVGAVLVAMAVAIPEGFGAGLDRHVPRWDGRTGVARFLDSAALALVAFFLLLPLFMIVWRGVPGITAMPPSVWEAALRSIVVALVASALALVLALSFAIRQDRLTALIGNLPLATSSLVIGTGLFVLVYGFVSPTRIALAVTVVLNAVMSLPFLLRILAPEIARIEHDFGRVADMLGLVGWRRLRWLYLPRLRRPIGFSLGLSAALSMGDLGVIALFATDRQETLPLAMYRLMGAYRMEAAASAALLLVGLSLALFWFFDRGGRIDADS; this is translated from the coding sequence ATGGCGCGCGGCCCTCGCTCGCTAAACTTTCCGAAATGGCCCAGCGTCGCTGCCGCGGCGCTGGTGCTGTTTCTGGTGCTGGGCACACTTGCCGCTGTGCTCTGGCGTGCTGAGGGGCGGATCGCCCTAGGCGCTGCCGATCTTGCCGCCATCCGTTTCACCGTTCTGCAGGCGGCAATTTCCGCGCTCCTATCCGTTGGTCTGGCTATACCCGTCGCCCGCGCGCTCGCGCGCCGCAATTTTTGGGGCCGCAAGCTTTTCGTTTCTCTGCTTGGCGCGCCGTTTATCCTGCCCGTGATCGTCGCAATTATCGGCCTTCTCGCGGTGTTCGGGCGCGGCGGCGTGGTCAATACCGTTTTGGGTTATCTTGGTCTGCCTCCCGTTCAGATTTACGGCTTCCAAGGCGTCGTTTTGGCTCATGTGTTCTTTAACCTTCCCCTCGCAACCCGCTTTCTCCTGCAAGGCTGGCTTGCGGTTCCAGCCGAGCGCTTCCGGCTCGCGGAAAGCCTCAACGCGCCGGTTTTCCGTGTGTTGGAGCTGCCCATGCTGCGGGCAGTGGTTCCCGGTGCCTTGCTGGCGGTATTCCTGATTTGCCTGACAAGCTTTGCCGTCGCGCTCACGCTCGGCGGTGGCCCCCGCGCAACGACAGTCGAATTGGCAATCTATCAAGCCATCCGCTTCGATTTTGATCTTGGTAAAGCAGCCGTCCTATCAGTGGTGCAACTGGCGCTTTGCGTCGGCGCGGTGCTGGTCGCTATGGCTGTCGCCATCCCTGAGGGCTTCGGCGCTGGGCTTGATCGCCACGTCCCGCGCTGGGATGGTCGCACCGGCGTCGCGCGATTTCTTGATAGTGCCGCTCTCGCACTGGTGGCGTTTTTCCTTCTTCTGCCCCTTTTCATGATCGTCTGGCGCGGCGTGCCAGGGATCACCGCCATGCCTCCCTCCGTTTGGGAGGCCGCGCTGCGCTCGATTGTCGTTGCGCTGGTGGCCTCTGCTCTGGCGCTGGTACTGGCCCTATCCTTTGCCATCCGGCAAGACCGGCTTACAGCGCTGATAGGCAACCTACCCCTTGCCACTTCGTCATTGGTGATCGGCACGGGGCTTTTTGTTCTGGTCTATGGTTTTGTCTCGCCCACCCGTATCGCTCTGGCCGTCACCGTCGTGTTGAACGCCGTAATGAGCCTGCCGTTCCTCCTGCGCATCCTTGCGCCCGAAATCGCGCGAATCGAGCATGACTTTGGCAGAGTTGCCGATATGTTGGGCCTCGTCGGATGGCGCCGTCTCCGTTGGCTCTACCTGCCTCGGCTCAGGCGGCCCATCGGCTTCTCGCTTGGGCTTTCGGCGGCGCTCTCTATGGGTGATCTCGGGGTGATCGCCCTCTTTGCGACCGACCGGCAAGAAACGCTGCCTCTTGCCATGTACCGCCTGATGGGGGCGTATCGTATGGAGGCCGCGGCCAGTGCGGCGCTCCTTCTCGTGGGGCTGAGCCTCGCCCTTTTTTGGTTCTTTGATCGCGGAGGCCGCATAGATGCTGACAGTTGA
- a CDS encoding AEC family transporter — MLDILAITFPIFAVVAFGYGMVRGGLFSGEDNAALGRFAMNVALPALMFSAASGGGTGEGAIINLSYMATYALAGILTIAAAWIWFKLNLTGSDTGPVRQAIAIMGSSCPNSAYVGFPVLMLAAPEIAAPAFAMNVMVESFLIVPLSFVILSGAARTKGQPVGQTIMQTAWDVLRRPMVLAFLAGVVVSLLGIPVPEPVSRLVTMLAAATAGLALFFIGGSLTGLPLKGNKRMATEIVIAKLVIHPLMAALALSLIAFFGLPTLTGPLAVAVILSAAMPMIGVYAIFAQDYGHENLAALAMMGATVGAFFTVSGLLVFLL; from the coding sequence TTGCTCGACATCCTTGCAATAACCTTCCCGATCTTCGCGGTTGTGGCGTTCGGATACGGGATGGTGCGTGGCGGGCTGTTCTCGGGCGAAGACAATGCAGCGCTCGGCCGTTTTGCGATGAATGTCGCCCTGCCAGCGTTGATGTTTTCGGCGGCCTCCGGTGGTGGCACCGGCGAAGGGGCGATCATCAACCTCTCCTATATGGCCACCTACGCTTTGGCAGGGATTCTGACGATTGCGGCGGCTTGGATCTGGTTCAAGCTGAACCTTACAGGCTCGGATACCGGCCCTGTGCGGCAAGCGATCGCTATCATGGGATCGAGCTGCCCGAACTCGGCTTATGTCGGTTTTCCGGTGCTGATGCTTGCCGCACCAGAAATCGCCGCGCCTGCATTCGCGATGAATGTGATGGTGGAGAGCTTTCTGATCGTGCCACTGAGTTTCGTGATCCTCAGCGGCGCGGCGCGAACCAAGGGGCAGCCCGTCGGGCAGACAATCATGCAAACCGCTTGGGATGTATTGCGGCGGCCGATGGTTCTGGCGTTTTTGGCCGGTGTCGTGGTGTCCCTGCTTGGTATCCCCGTACCAGAGCCGGTTTCGCGGCTGGTAACGATGCTGGCTGCGGCGACGGCAGGACTTGCGCTGTTCTTTATCGGCGGCTCGCTGACGGGGTTGCCGCTCAAGGGCAACAAACGGATGGCGACAGAAATCGTGATCGCGAAACTTGTCATACATCCGCTTATGGCGGCATTGGCACTGTCGTTGATTGCGTTCTTTGGGCTACCGACACTCACCGGCCCGCTGGCCGTTGCGGTGATCCTTTCCGCGGCGATGCCGATGATCGGAGTTTACGCGATTTTCGCGCAGGATTACGGGCATGAAAACCTTGCCGCGCTGGCGATGATGGGCGCCACAGTGGGCGCCTTTTTCACCGTTAGCGGCTTACTGGTGTTCCTGCTGTAG
- the thiB gene encoding thiamine ABC transporter substrate binding subunit, whose product MKTKHLIHVAGLCLAATAASAQTPVLTVYTYDSFVSEWGPGPAVEAAFEEVCYCDLQFVGAGDGAALMSRVRLEGAGTEADIVLGLDNSLMAAAAQSGLFAPHGVDAALDLPVAWTDDTFLPFDWGYFAFVSDADTQAPTDFRALAASDLSIIIQDPRSSTPGLGLLTWVKAAYGDEAAALWADLADNVVTVTPGWSEAYGLFLEGESDAVLSYTTSPAYHLIAEEDASKVAWIFDEGHYMQVEVAAKLAGTDAPELADAFLAFMVSDAFQSIIPTTNWMYPAVEPSAGMPEGFGAVVSPEKALILPPEDAAALRDAAIEEWRAALAR is encoded by the coding sequence ATGAAAACCAAACATCTGATCCATGTCGCAGGACTTTGCCTCGCTGCCACCGCAGCGTCGGCACAAACCCCTGTGCTTACAGTGTACACCTATGACAGTTTCGTCAGCGAATGGGGCCCTGGCCCCGCGGTCGAGGCCGCTTTTGAAGAGGTCTGCTATTGCGACCTGCAATTTGTCGGCGCGGGCGATGGCGCTGCGCTGATGTCCCGCGTCCGGCTTGAGGGCGCAGGAACCGAGGCCGATATCGTGCTCGGTCTGGACAATAGCCTGATGGCCGCTGCCGCTCAGTCAGGCCTTTTTGCGCCGCATGGCGTTGATGCCGCGCTCGATCTGCCTGTCGCTTGGACGGATGATACCTTCCTGCCGTTCGATTGGGGCTACTTTGCCTTTGTCAGCGACGCAGATACCCAAGCACCTACTGATTTTCGTGCACTTGCCGCCAGCGACCTGTCGATCATCATCCAAGATCCGCGCTCCTCGACCCCGGGTCTGGGCCTGCTCACATGGGTGAAAGCCGCCTATGGCGACGAAGCCGCTGCGCTTTGGGCTGATCTGGCGGATAACGTTGTCACCGTCACACCGGGCTGGTCGGAGGCCTACGGCCTCTTCCTCGAAGGTGAGTCAGACGCCGTGCTCTCCTACACAACCTCGCCCGCCTATCACCTGATCGCGGAAGAGGACGCCAGCAAGGTCGCATGGATTTTTGATGAAGGTCACTACATGCAGGTCGAGGTTGCGGCCAAGCTCGCCGGAACCGATGCGCCTGAACTGGCCGATGCGTTCCTTGCTTTCATGGTGAGCGATGCTTTCCAGTCGATCATCCCGACGACCAACTGGATGTATCCGGCCGTTGAGCCGTCCGCAGGCATGCCTGAAGGGTTCGGTGCAGTCGTCTCTCCGGAAAAGGCACTCATCCTGCCGCCAGAGGATGCCGCCGCCCTGCGCGACGCGGCAATCGAAGAATGGCGCGCGGCCCTCGCTCGCTAA
- the petA gene encoding ubiquinol-cytochrome c reductase iron-sulfur subunit gives MSHAEEHQGTRRDFIYYATAGAGAVVTGAAVWPLVNQMNPSADVQALASIRVDVSQVTPGSQITVLWQGKPVFIRARTENEIAAARDVDVDALPDPEANNNNIGDAAATDENRALSEDGVWLVQMGVCTHLGCVPLGEAGDFGGWFCPCHGSHYDTAGRIRKGPAPRNLPVPVAAFVDETTIQLG, from the coding sequence GTGTCACACGCTGAAGAACACCAGGGCACACGCCGCGACTTTATCTACTATGCAACGGCTGGCGCCGGCGCAGTAGTTACCGGCGCTGCTGTCTGGCCGCTCGTCAATCAGATGAACCCCTCCGCAGATGTTCAGGCGCTTGCCTCCATCCGCGTTGACGTTAGCCAGGTTACGCCAGGCAGCCAAATTACCGTTCTGTGGCAGGGAAAGCCGGTTTTCATCCGCGCCCGCACCGAGAACGAAATCGCTGCAGCACGCGATGTGGACGTTGATGCGCTTCCCGATCCGGAAGCAAACAACAACAATATCGGCGATGCAGCCGCAACCGACGAAAACCGTGCGCTGTCTGAAGATGGTGTCTGGCTCGTACAGATGGGCGTTTGCACCCACCTCGGCTGTGTGCCGCTTGGTGAGGCCGGTGATTTTGGCGGCTGGTTCTGCCCCTGCCACGGCTCGCACTACGACACGGCCGGCCGGATCCGCAAAGGACCGGCACCGCGCAACCTTCCCGTTCCTGTTGCAGCATTCGTCGACGAAACGACGATCCAGCTCGGCTAA